ATTCAGGCAGGTTCGTGAGTCTGCGTCGTTGAGAAACGATCACTGATCTCTCCAGCCGAGTTTATACTGAAGCAAAAATATTGTTGCTCTCCACACACGAGAGACGTCAGTGACCCCGAGCTGCGGGGTCGCGCGACGAGCGACGAAGAATCCTCTGATAACCGTTCGTTTCTCCTCGTCACTGGCCCCCTCACCACCAACTTTTCAACACCAagtttcgattgttttcgagCTCAAGAATATCCACGACCCACTTTTGCCACGTTTCATTTCTCATTCTATATTttctcgattattttattccaCAGAAGCTTTTGAGACTCGGATTTTGAGGAGGTTCGTTCGAGCCCCTTTTTGTAAGctgcttttcatttttatacgtCCTCATCCGTTGACTGTCGGTTTTTTATgcgaatttgtatttttttattatgaaaaatataccCATCGAAGGATACAGAAGGTCGTAGAACCggcttttttttatgagaaaacGACGAGAATAGTGACAGCGAAATAAATGgctgaaaaatgtttcttcgGCCCGGAGTTCCTCGGATCGCGAATCCTCTCACGGGCTATGACGTTTATTAGATCAAAAGTGCCTCTCACGTGGCTCTCGAGGTGTTGGGACCTGAGGTCACGTCGATCTTTGTCCGCAGGTCCGAGATAAAATGCGAAACTTTTTTCCACGCCCAAATGAACTTTAGCCCAGTCTTCGATGAACCCTGCACTCACGTTCAGCAGGCAACTGCTCTGCCCGTGCTCGTAAACTCCTTCGACGTACTTGCCAAAAGCCTTCACAgcctttttcgatattttttcctgTGGAAAGTTTGCACTCGTGGAAATGAgcgtaaaaattgtttttttttcggggtTACAACTTTGGAGAAACTTACGAATTTCTCCACGTTCCGGGGCCTCTGGGAAGTGTCGGAAAACGGGTAAACCAACATCTGCTTTTCCTCTTTCAGGGCGATAAAAGTGTCGACGTGGTCACTGAACGCTTCCAGAGTGTCCCTCAGCCCTTGAGCTTCCGGAGCGAGGAATGGAACTTCTCCCGGATAATTGAGATCGCAAGGATTCGCTGCGCCTGGAAAAAAggtcaaaaaaatattgaaaaaatgccttttttcgaggttttttaaataattggaaaaCCGACAATCCAGCCACTGGTACTCGAAGCCCAGATCCAAATCGAGGCCCGCACACTCGGGACTGTCGACGCTGTGAGCtccgtgaagattttttttccaatttcgccACTGAGAATCGGAAAAATGCTTCAACAAagggatagaaaaaaagaattttaagGGATTATTGTTTCGACGAAGGAACATTACTTTTGCATCCATTCCGCTGAGCTCGTAGCCGTCAGGATTAAGGACTGGAACGATCCACCAATCAAAATCTTCTCCACTAGTTCGATCACGATTACTTATTAATTCGGTCGCTAGGAAAATTGCAGACTGTACGGCGTACCAATCCCTGCCGTGAATACCTTAAGAAGGAAATTATGTAATTGCATCCGCCAGCACGACGGGGACTAACGCGTTGAAGTATGAATTACTGATCGTTGCGAATGGGAACCTGCTACGACGACGATTATTGGATTTTCTGCTTGTACttgataaaacgttctcgACGAAATACGAATCGATAATATTTCGTTTCGGAAATTCGTGCGAACCGTGTTCCAGCTTCCGTTGTGATATTTCAGTGGGAAAATTCTCGCTCTACcttttccttgtttttctaGAAATTCGAGACGCTCGTAAATCTGTCAGCGACGagttttccaaaatttgaATCAAGCAACTCGTCGGgattcattgaattttgatttgatatcttttttatcgtcaaaatttgtcgaaatgaaaaaaaatcgttttttcacctccTTGAGGTTTGGAAACGAGGTGAAATCGTGTTTTTTGGGATCTGGAGCGCGAGCCGCCGATAAGAATTCCCGGGGAGCTTGATCTCGAAATATTTCTGAGTAATTGGATCCTCGGGGGTACGTGAGATCGAAATTCCTTTGGTAAGAATCCAGCACGACCTTTTGCACGGTTTTTGACAGGCCTCGAGTCCTCGAATTGTCATTGAACGGAGGAAATTTGTGTCGATGAGCGAGCCATTTTTTCGCGGCCCTCAGAAACTCTCCGTCGAAAGACGAACTTTCGGAATCAACGCTCGTTCCTGTAGAACCAAGTTTAGGGATCTTGGCACTGTAAATTTGGGAATTGAAGGATGCGAATTCGGAGTTATCGGCGAGCAGCGATTCGCCGAGGTCTGGACACGTGGAGCCGAGGACGAGACTCAGCCGGAGACAGaacaagaggaaaaataaatataattcacGAGCGCCAGTATTTTCGGACATATTTCGTAATTCACAAAAAAGcttaaaaaaccgaaaaagttTTGTCACTTTTGGAAGTCTTGATCCAACGGCACGAAGTTGCAGACTTTTTTTAATTGCTCAAcaacaatgaatttgtgcgGGTTCGTTTGTTACTCTGTTTCAAAAAGCACTCAAATTTTTTGagccgaaataaaaaatcgattttctttaccaaaaacattttttttctcaactccgccgaaacgaaaattctgaaagtgACAAAAAAAGTGTAATTCCGATCATTCCGTGTCGCCAGAACGGAAATAGTCGAATCCGCTTTTCCTCGAGCTCTGCATAAATTCGATGGGTATTTCGAGCTCGGCTCCCCTCTGTATTTTGCTGCGTAGACTTTCGTCGATCGTTTCCCTGCCCCAAGGAACGGGTCGAGTTTCCCGAGGCTTCGATGGACCCCGAACGATCGTACGATTCGTCATAATTTCGTCGATGCTCTCGGCGTAGGGCTCGACTCGTCTCGAGGTCGCGAGAACTTGGATGAGCTTCAACGTCCCTTTCCCAAAGTCTTCGATCTTCGGCGGGGACAAATATCGGTCGCTGCGATCGGCGACGTAAAAGGCAAAGGATCGCGGGATTCCCATGTGCCTTTTCGCCCAGTCTTCGACGTAGCCGCCGCTCGCTCCTGATTTTACGAAAagaatatcatttttcatgaaatatttcgaGCCCCAGTcgctttctcaattttttatgcttttttggCGGACTCTAACCAAAAACGCTGCCGCTGCTCCCAAACTCGAAAAGCCCCTTCTCGCCGCTGTGCATTTCGTCGAAGGACTCGAGAGCCTCGACGCAGAGAAGGTTTTGGAAGACAGTTTGTGGGCCAGGAGCAGGCGAAAGGCTCGAAGCAAAAGGGTAAACGAGGGCCTGAAAAATGTTCGGGTTTTTCACCGATTTTCACTCTTCCGTTGATCCTCGTACGtgaattttacatttttttaatatttattattgagctcgttgaaaaatcgaatggaaaatcgtgtttttgaaaaatggagaaaaactcGCGTACTTTCGCTCCCTCCTTGAGCGCGACGAACACTCGGCAACGGTCGGCTCCGGAGCTGACAAAATCCCGCAACGCGGAGCTCTCAATTTCGGAAAACGGGTGCTCCCCGGCATTCTCGGCGCAGTTCGTCCTCCGTTTTTCGCAGTCGCCTGGAGCCCGAATTCCCAAACGCAAAGTCACCGTTTTCGCTTCTATTTTCAGTTATGGATAAGAAATTATTTATCTCACAAGAGTCTCGCTGCGGCAGGAAGTTTCGGTCCAGATTGACGCCCCAGCATCCGCCGCTCGGATTCACGTTCGCTTTGTAGTTTCTCAATTCCTGTGAATGGCGAAAATAATTCGACTGATTTTCCGATACCACGAAACGCCACTCTTCGTGACGCAGCGTATTTCGACGTCTCTTACACAGGAAAGTGCACTTTAGTGATCCCTTCAATTTAGACCGAAACAAATCGACAATTTATTCACCTGCGAGTTTATGTAGCCGTCCGGATTCAGCACGGGAATAATCCACCAATCGAAACCCGATAATTTACCAAGCTCGTAACTCGTCACCAATTTTGTCACGATCTGCATCGTCACCGTCACTGCTATCCAGTCGCTTCCTCCCATTCCTGGATGGACG
This sequence is a window from Venturia canescens isolate UGA chromosome 8, ASM1945775v1, whole genome shotgun sequence. Protein-coding genes within it:
- the LOC122414372 gene encoding putative carboxypeptidase suro-1; translation: MFIDKIHRRMELLKIYDPGYFDVGYLRNSFGTEPAYRTSSGQGILYVKISGPDHRDRNREHNEIKVSRPVIVLVAGMGGSDWIAVTVTMQIVTKLVTSYELGKLSGFDWWIIPVLNPDGYINSQELRNYKANVNPSGGCWGVNLDRNFLPQRDSCIHGRDWYAVQSAIFLATELISNRDRTSGEDFDWWIVPVLNPDGYELSGMDAKVMFLRRNNNPLKFFFSIPLLKHFSDSQWRNWKKNLHGAHSVDSPECAGLDLDLGFEYQWLDCAANPCDLNYPGEVPFLAPEAQGLRDTLEAFSDHVDTFIALKEEKQMLVYPFSDTSQRPRNVEKFEKISKKAVKAFGKYVEGVYEHGQSSCLLNVSAGFIEDWAKVHLGVEKSFAFYLGPADKDRRDLRSQHLESHFYEVYSDRDKEEECKRLVLGHPP
- the LOC122414378 gene encoding uncharacterized protein, translating into MHSGEKGLFEFGSSGSVFGASGGYVEDWAKRHMGIPRSFAFYVADRSDRYLSPPKIEDFGKGTLKLIQVLATSRRVEPYAESIDEIMTNRTIVRGPSKPRETRPVPWGRETIDESLRSKIQRGAELEIPIEFMQSSRKSGFDYFRSGDTE